The proteins below come from a single Chryseobacterium capnotolerans genomic window:
- a CDS encoding helix-turn-helix domain-containing protein codes for MESNESIEGFYERNAPGLGSLCLGSNKMGHFNVFSRDHCSLLSPYSRRDYYKISLIIGKGKIHYADKWIYVDRPALLFSNPIVPYSWEADDDNQKGWFCLFTESFLQNGSRLGNLQDSPLFKIGGTPVFFLDEDQQKVLSDLYTKMMKEIESDYVHKYDMLRAYLHLMIHETMRMHPAETFEPYQNASQRVATLFMELLERQFPIDSPEAFLKLKSPNDYAQSLSIHVNSLNRSVKEITGKTTSQQITARVIQEANALLTHTDWNIAEIAYGLGFEEPAYFTNYFKKQTGITPNALRLNLV; via the coding sequence ATGGAATCAAATGAATCAATAGAAGGTTTTTACGAACGAAATGCTCCCGGATTGGGATCTCTTTGCTTAGGATCCAACAAAATGGGGCACTTTAATGTGTTTTCACGAGATCACTGTTCTTTGTTATCACCATACAGCAGAAGAGATTATTATAAAATTTCACTGATTATAGGAAAAGGAAAGATTCATTATGCTGATAAATGGATCTATGTAGATCGCCCTGCATTGTTATTCTCTAATCCTATTGTCCCTTATTCCTGGGAAGCTGATGATGATAACCAGAAGGGGTGGTTCTGTCTATTTACCGAATCATTTTTACAGAATGGAAGCCGCTTAGGAAATCTTCAGGATTCACCATTGTTTAAAATTGGCGGAACCCCCGTTTTCTTTTTGGATGAAGATCAACAGAAAGTACTGTCGGATCTGTATACCAAAATGATGAAGGAAATTGAATCGGACTATGTCCACAAATATGATATGCTGAGAGCCTACCTTCACCTGATGATCCATGAAACCATGAGAATGCATCCGGCAGAAACATTTGAGCCTTATCAGAATGCATCCCAAAGAGTAGCAACCTTATTTATGGAGTTGTTGGAAAGACAGTTTCCGATTGACAGCCCTGAAGCTTTTTTGAAGCTAAAATCTCCTAATGATTATGCACAGAGTCTTTCCATTCATGTTAATTCTTTAAACCGTTCTGTAAAAGAAATTACAGGAAAAACGACGAGCCAGCAGATTACAGCAAGAGTAATACAGGAAGCTAATGCTTTATTAACCCATACAGACTGGAATATTGCTGAAATTGCCTATGGACTGGGCTTTGAAGAACCTGCTTATTTTACCAACTATTTTAAAAAACAGACTGGAATAACCCCGAATGCTTTAAGATTGAACCTTGTTTGA
- a CDS encoding aldo/keto reductase: protein MKFKKLGNTGEQLSAIGLGCMGMSFAYGPSDEQESINTLHKALDLGVNFWDTADMYADGANEKLISKVLVPNRDKIFIATKFGFRFKDGKASHSGAPGTYFDGSPEWIRQAVDLSLQRLKIDTIDLYYAHRVDPNVPVEETVGAMAELVKAGKVKYIGLSEASAESIRKANKIHPIAALQSEYSILTKDVENEILPTIRELGISLVPYSPLARGLFANINEVQNLGDDDFRRSLPRYQQEYLENNTKLANEINEFAASKGVKGTQLALAWVLNQGDDIIPIPGTKRIKYLEENVAAASIELSKSDLDTIDAILKKYPNVGERYNEGSMKLVNN from the coding sequence ATGAAATTTAAAAAATTAGGAAACACCGGTGAACAACTTTCTGCTATTGGATTAGGCTGCATGGGAATGAGCTTTGCTTATGGCCCGTCAGATGAGCAGGAAAGTATCAATACTTTGCACAAAGCATTAGATTTAGGCGTTAACTTCTGGGATACAGCAGATATGTATGCCGACGGAGCAAATGAGAAACTAATCTCTAAAGTTTTAGTACCCAACAGGGATAAGATTTTCATTGCTACTAAATTCGGATTCAGATTTAAGGATGGGAAAGCAAGTCATAGCGGTGCTCCGGGAACGTATTTTGACGGTTCTCCGGAATGGATCAGACAAGCAGTGGACCTAAGTCTTCAAAGATTAAAAATTGATACTATTGACCTGTATTATGCCCATAGAGTGGATCCAAACGTTCCGGTTGAAGAGACTGTTGGCGCTATGGCAGAGCTTGTTAAAGCTGGTAAAGTAAAATATATAGGATTATCTGAAGCTTCTGCAGAATCTATCAGAAAAGCTAATAAAATTCATCCGATAGCTGCTTTACAGTCAGAGTATTCTATTCTTACCAAAGATGTGGAGAATGAGATTCTGCCAACCATCAGAGAATTAGGGATTTCTTTGGTTCCGTATTCACCATTGGCAAGAGGACTTTTCGCCAACATCAATGAAGTACAGAACTTAGGTGATGACGATTTCAGAAGGTCATTACCTCGTTATCAGCAGGAATATCTGGAGAATAATACAAAACTAGCTAATGAAATTAATGAGTTTGCGGCTTCTAAAGGAGTAAAAGGAACTCAGCTGGCATTAGCATGGGTATTGAATCAGGGAGATGATATCATTCCAATTCCAGGAACCAAACGTATTAAATATCTGGAAGAAAATGTGGCTGCAGCTAGTATTGAGCTATCGAAGTCAGATTTAGATACCATTGATGCCATTCTGAAAAAATATCCTAATGTAGGAGAAAGATATAATGAAGGTTCAATGAAACTGGTTAATAACTAG
- a CDS encoding MBL fold metallo-hydrolase, with protein MNRRELLKSGLLVGTLSLVPFSNVLAGTNIVPEKAEDDLSGFKKIKLGELELFILTDGYIHEENLNSFSPRGNVSELKTILKDNFRADNYIDMAINVLLVKTKEKLILMDTGMGMFADERTGFLLKSLQKAGFSANEITDVFLSHAHPDHMGGVVDKQNKLVFPNAAIFISKIEHDFWMNASINDFNNSALKAHPEMLTQIIPALQNILKAIQPKLKFYDLNKTLYNHFSFQLAPGHTPGLTVTTISSGNEKLMYVADLIHSDVILFPHPDWGFSGDTDLDIAAASRKKFLKQLADTKTRAFASHLPWPGLGFTKIKAPAFEWIPEIFMN; from the coding sequence ATGAATAGAAGAGAACTATTGAAAAGCGGATTGCTGGTAGGAACATTAAGTCTTGTTCCTTTTTCAAATGTATTGGCAGGAACAAACATCGTCCCGGAAAAAGCAGAAGATGATCTTTCTGGTTTTAAAAAGATTAAACTTGGAGAATTAGAGCTGTTTATCCTTACAGACGGATATATCCATGAAGAAAACCTGAATTCATTTTCGCCAAGAGGAAATGTTTCTGAATTAAAAACCATCCTTAAAGACAATTTCAGGGCTGATAATTATATTGATATGGCAATTAATGTCCTGCTTGTTAAAACAAAAGAAAAACTGATCCTGATGGATACAGGGATGGGAATGTTTGCTGATGAAAGAACCGGGTTTTTATTAAAAAGTCTTCAGAAAGCAGGGTTCTCAGCCAACGAAATTACTGATGTTTTCTTGTCTCATGCCCATCCGGATCATATGGGTGGAGTGGTAGATAAGCAGAATAAGCTTGTTTTCCCCAATGCTGCTATTTTTATTTCGAAAATAGAACATGATTTTTGGATGAATGCTTCCATTAACGATTTTAATAACAGTGCCTTGAAAGCCCATCCCGAAATGCTCACCCAAATTATCCCGGCCCTTCAGAATATATTGAAAGCGATTCAGCCAAAATTGAAATTTTATGATTTAAACAAGACGTTGTATAATCATTTCAGTTTTCAGTTAGCTCCAGGGCATACTCCCGGTTTAACAGTCACTACCATATCTTCAGGGAATGAAAAACTAATGTATGTGGCTGATCTTATTCATTCAGATGTCATTCTTTTCCCTCATCCTGATTGGGGCTTTTCAGGAGATACGGATCTGGATATTGCTGCTGCCTCCAGAAAGAAGTTTCTCAAGCAGCTGGCAGATACAAAAACCAGAGCATTTGCTTCTCATTTGCCATGGCCTGGGCTGGGTTTTACAAAGATAAAAGCTCCGGCATTTGAATGGATCCCGGAGATCTTTATGAACTGA
- a CDS encoding TonB-dependent receptor, with translation MTGSFGLFQSSTSATSVGDTHSITANYGHIGSDGYRPHGKSIKNFYNINGEFKLNSNQKITLLATHSNSLEQVSGQISYDDYYNGIDNGNFAYIRRGAKTKFVTSRVGIGHLWKITPNFKNNTTIFYTGTTGERIAAGANETSSFSNYGLRSVFEFNKEWEHFRSQTEFGVEIQQSQSTITNYRYKSVKITEEPVLRPLYDGSYFNNTNNQSNYFAVEKITYKPWDLMFLAGVSINQLNYKRKDLLALPGLFVVNGKDLYNKDLSFDKKFSAVASPHFALQKTWNNQIFNLSYSEGYNAPTSVTAFITGLNVTNDNLVAERAKMWDFSIQGLIDDTSIDYQFSLFSINIKDKLTQLGGRMSNPEQTPYTYWANTGEQKNKGLEMSIGYSYQPKNLFISRIQPFVSYTYNDFKYSTYFKENGDKANVVGVPKTKVSIGLDFDTQIGLYWQNTYNYMGSVYTDFTNTNKVKSFGLLNSKIGYKHSFNQWDLDVFVAGNNLTSQINYTFLFYGNSINDSDKDNQYNNAAIYTDVNPGSSKAYFFTGFNLKYNF, from the coding sequence ATGACCGGATCTTTCGGATTATTTCAAAGCTCAACTTCTGCAACAAGTGTAGGAGATACTCATTCCATTACTGCCAATTATGGGCATATTGGAAGTGACGGATACCGCCCTCACGGAAAAAGCATTAAAAACTTTTACAATATCAATGGGGAGTTTAAACTTAATTCCAATCAGAAAATAACCTTATTAGCGACTCATAGCAATTCACTTGAACAGGTTTCCGGCCAGATTTCCTATGATGATTACTATAATGGAATTGATAATGGTAATTTTGCCTACATCAGACGTGGAGCGAAAACAAAATTTGTTACTTCAAGGGTTGGAATTGGCCATTTATGGAAAATAACGCCTAATTTTAAGAATAACACTACTATTTTCTACACCGGTACAACAGGTGAAAGAATTGCTGCCGGAGCGAATGAGACGTCTTCTTTTTCCAATTATGGGCTCAGATCTGTATTTGAATTCAATAAGGAGTGGGAGCATTTCAGAAGCCAGACGGAATTTGGTGTTGAAATTCAGCAATCTCAATCTACCATTACCAATTATCGCTATAAAAGTGTAAAAATTACAGAGGAACCTGTCCTGAGACCCTTGTATGATGGTTCCTACTTCAATAATACCAACAATCAATCTAATTATTTTGCAGTTGAGAAAATCACATATAAACCTTGGGATTTAATGTTCCTTGCAGGAGTGAGTATCAACCAGCTTAATTATAAAAGGAAGGATCTCCTGGCACTTCCAGGCTTGTTTGTTGTGAATGGTAAGGATCTTTACAATAAAGATTTGTCGTTTGACAAGAAGTTCAGTGCAGTGGCAAGTCCTCATTTTGCTTTACAGAAAACCTGGAACAACCAGATCTTCAACCTTAGTTATAGTGAAGGCTATAACGCTCCTACTTCTGTTACAGCCTTTATTACCGGGCTAAATGTAACTAATGATAATCTTGTTGCAGAAAGAGCAAAAATGTGGGATTTCAGTATCCAGGGACTGATAGATGATACTTCTATTGATTATCAGTTCTCCTTATTCAGCATTAATATTAAAGATAAGCTTACTCAGTTAGGCGGAAGAATGTCTAATCCGGAACAGACACCTTATACCTACTGGGCAAACACAGGAGAACAGAAAAACAAAGGCCTGGAAATGAGCATAGGCTATTCTTATCAACCTAAAAACCTGTTTATTTCCAGAATTCAGCCTTTTGTAAGCTATACCTATAATGATTTTAAATACTCTACTTATTTTAAAGAAAACGGGGATAAAGCCAATGTGGTGGGGGTTCCTAAAACTAAGGTATCTATAGGATTAGATTTTGATACTCAAATCGGATTATATTGGCAGAATACTTATAATTATATGGGCAGTGTTTATACTGATTTCACCAATACCAATAAAGTAAAGAGCTTTGGACTTTTAAATTCCAAAATTGGATATAAACATAGCTTTAATCAATGGGATCTGGATGTATTTGTAGCCGGAAACAACCTAACCAGCCAGATCAATTATACCTTCCTTTTCTACGGAAACAGTATTAATGATTCTGATAAAGATAACCAGTATAATAATGCAGCTATTTATACGGATGTGAATCCGGGATCGAGTAAGGCTTATTTTTTTACAGGATTTAATTTGAAATATAATTTCTAG
- a CDS encoding TonB-dependent receptor plug domain-containing protein, translating into MKKIYILAFSLSTIAFANAQENENHIDEVNIHARSKVIKEREEFKKHAQSTELISEYEINRNNPAFIEQSLNTMAGVQVEKRTQLGGQRIVIRGYGNDQKFNNWGIKMYLNNIPLTGADGVTVLDDVNFGLVNRIEVIKGPAATLYGGGSGGAVRLYMQPESKKGILFRNSL; encoded by the coding sequence ATGAAAAAAATCTACATTCTTGCTTTTTCTTTATCAACCATCGCTTTTGCTAATGCTCAGGAAAATGAAAATCATATTGATGAAGTAAACATCCATGCCAGATCAAAAGTGATCAAAGAAAGAGAAGAGTTTAAAAAACATGCACAATCTACAGAACTGATCTCCGAATATGAAATCAATCGAAATAATCCAGCGTTTATAGAACAAAGCCTTAATACCATGGCCGGGGTTCAGGTAGAAAAAAGAACCCAGCTGGGAGGTCAGAGAATTGTTATACGAGGATATGGAAATGATCAGAAATTCAACAATTGGGGGATCAAAATGTATCTTAACAACATTCCGCTCACCGGAGCTGATGGGGTTACCGTTCTGGATGATGTCAATTTTGGATTGGTAAACCGTATAGAAGTAATCAAAGGACCTGCAGCCACGTTATATGGTGGCGGTTCGGGAGGAGCAGTAAGGCTCTATATGCAGCCTGAAAGCAAAAAGGGAATTCTGTTTCGGAACAGTTTATGA
- a CDS encoding DUF6265 family protein: MKNSLFLLLTALFIVSCKQNTNKDQSGTKEITPEKETPVNFDWLTGKWKRSNEKAGKETFENWNKISPTEYSGIGFTLQKGDTISKETMKLVNSSGQWNLLVKTPAEKQFVKFKMTELKNNEFICINDSLDFPKRIQYSSEGKKLKAMISNEKMKIPFEFEKAE, from the coding sequence ATGAAAAACTCACTCTTTCTTTTATTAACGGCCCTATTTATTGTATCCTGTAAACAAAATACAAACAAGGACCAAAGTGGAACTAAAGAAATCACACCAGAAAAAGAAACTCCTGTCAATTTTGATTGGTTAACCGGAAAATGGAAAAGATCAAATGAAAAAGCAGGAAAAGAAACTTTTGAAAACTGGAACAAAATAAGCCCAACAGAATATTCGGGAATTGGATTTACCCTACAAAAAGGAGACACCATCAGCAAGGAAACAATGAAGCTTGTTAATAGCAGCGGACAATGGAATCTACTCGTTAAAACCCCAGCAGAAAAACAATTCGTTAAATTCAAAATGACTGAATTAAAAAATAATGAATTTATATGCATCAATGATTCTTTGGATTTTCCGAAACGAATTCAATATTCATCAGAAGGCAAAAAATTAAAAGCTATGATTTCTAATGAAAAAATGAAGATTCCTTTTGAATTTGAAAAAGCTGAATAA